In a genomic window of Chiloscyllium plagiosum isolate BGI_BamShark_2017 unplaced genomic scaffold, ASM401019v2 scaf_14515, whole genome shotgun sequence:
- the LOC122548144 gene encoding arp2/3 complex-activating protein rickA-like isoform X3 produces the protein MVRLGSPSPPLALGRVVRPGSPSPPLALGRVVRPGSPSPPLALGRVVRPGSPSPPLALGRVVRPGSPSPPLALGRVVRPGSPSPPLALGRVVRPGSPSPPLALGRVVRPGSPSPPLALGRVVWLVSESPVLPPPTAVV, from the exons ATGGTCAGACTGGGGTCACCGTCCCCTCCTTTAGCCCTGGGCCGTGTG GTCAGACCGGGGTCACCGTCCCCTCCTTTAGCCCTGGGCCGTGTGGTCAGACCGGGGTCACCGTCCCCTCCTTTAGCCCTGGGCCGTGTGGTCAGACCGGGGTCACCGTCCCCTCCTTTAGCCCTGGGCCGTGTGGTCAGACCGGGGTCACCGTCCCCTCCTTTAGCCCTGGGCCGTGTGGTCAGACCGGGGTCACCGTCCCCTCCTTTAGCCCTGGGCCGTGTGGTCAGACCGGGGTCACCGTCCCCTCCTTTAGCCCTGGGCCGTGTGGTCAGACCGGGGTCACCGTCCCCTCCTTTAGCCCTGGGCCGTGTGGTTTGGCTTGTGTCCGAGAGTCCTGTGCTCCCTCCACCCACAGCTGTTGTGTAG
- the LOC122548144 gene encoding arp2/3 complex-activating protein rickA-like isoform X1, with translation MVRLGSPSPPLALGRVVRPGSPSPPLALGRVVRPGSPSPPLALGRVVRPGSPSPPLALGRVVRPGSPSPPLALGRVVRPGSPSPPLALGRVVRPGSPSPPLALGRVVRPGSPSPPLALGRVVWLVSESPVLPPPTAVV, from the exons ATGGTCAGACTGGGGTCACCGTCCCCTCCTTTAGCCCTGGGCCGTGTGGTCAGACCGGGGTCACCGTCCCCTCCTTTAGCCCTGGGCCGTGTGGTCAGACCGGGGTCACCGTCCCCTCCTTTAGCCCTGGGCCGTGTGGTCAGACCGGGGTCACCGTCCCCTCCTTTAGCCCTGGGCCGTGTGGTCAGACCGGGGTCACCGTCCCCTCCTTTAGCCCTGGGCCGTGTGGTCAGACCGGGGTCACCGTCCCCTCCTTTAGCCCTGGGCCGTGTGGTCAGACCGGGGTCACCGTCCCCTCCTTTAGCCCTGGGCCGTGTGGTCAGACCGGGGTCACCGTCCCCTC CTTTAGCCCTGGGCCGTGTGGTTTGGCTTGTGTCCGAGAGTCCTGTGCTCCCTCCACCCACAGCTGTTGTGTAG
- the LOC122548144 gene encoding arp2/3 complex-activating protein rickA-like isoform X4 gives MVRLGSPSPPLALGRVVRPGSPSPPLALGRVVRPGSPSPPLALGRVVRPGSPSPPLALGRVVRPGSPSPPLALGRVVRPGSPSPPLALGRVVRPGSPSPPLALGRVVRPGSPSPPLALGRVVWLVSESPVLPPPTAVV, from the exons ATGGTCAGACTGGGGTCACCGTCCCCTCCTTTAGCCCTGGGCCGTGTGGTCAGACCGGGGTCACCGTCCCCTCCTTTAGCCCTGGGCCGTGTGGTCAGACCGGGGTCACCGTCCCCTCCTTTAGCCCTGGGCCGTGTGGTCAGACCGGGGTCACCGTCCCCTCCTTTAGCCCTGGGCCGTGTGGTCAGACCGGGGTCACCGTCCCCTCCTTTAGCCCTGGGCCGTGTGGTCAGACCGGGGTCACCGTCCCCTCCTTTAGCCCTGGGCCGTGTGGTCAGACCGGGGTCACCGTCCCCTCCTTTAGCCCTGGGCCGTGTG GTCAGACCGGGGTCACCGTCCCCTCCTTTAGCCCTGGGCCGTGTGGTTTGGCTTGTGTCCGAGAGTCCTGTGCTCCCTCCACCCACAGCTGTTGTGTAG
- the LOC122548144 gene encoding arp2/3 complex-activating protein rickA-like isoform X2 produces MVRPGSPSPPLALGRVVRPGSPSPPLALGRVVRPGSPSPPLALGRVVRPGSPSPPLALGRVVRPGSPSPPLALGRVVRPGSPSPPLALGRVVRPGSPSPPLALGRVVRPGSPSPPLALGRVVWLVSESPVLPPPTAVV; encoded by the exons ATG GTCAGACCGGGGTCACCGTCCCCTCCTTTAGCCCTGGGCCGTGTGGTCAGACCGGGGTCACCGTCCCCTCCTTTAGCCCTGGGCCGTGTGGTCAGACCGGGGTCACCGTCCCCTCCTTTAGCCCTGGGCCGTGTGGTCAGACCGGGGTCACCGTCCCCTCCTTTAGCCCTGGGCCGTGTGGTCAGACCGGGGTCACCGTCCCCTCCTTTAGCCCTGGGCCGTGTGGTCAGACCGGGGTCACCGTCCCCTCCTTTAGCCCTGGGCCGTGTGGTCAGACCGGGGTCACCGTCCCCTCCTTTAGCCCTGGGCCGTGTGGTCAGACCGGGGTCACCGTCCCCTCCTTTAGCCCTGGGCCGTGTGGTTTGGCTTGTGTCCGAGAGTCCTGTGCTCCCTCCACCCACAGCTGTTGTGTAG